In a genomic window of Leptospira hartskeerlii:
- a CDS encoding EAL domain-containing response regulator produces the protein MTDLRNSKKLLILDDEEEIAKILGEIAVDCGFSVSLSHTAPDFLDKVDPSFDCVILDLMIPGMDGVDVIRFLSEKDVHPDVILISGADRRTLHSAETLAGEYGLHIAAVMEKPIRVSDIRNTLSAIAEKESDISSRTKTGGKGNSGPTFEKEEVLEGVRSDQFILFYQPKFDLKTGRVEGFEALVRWNHPKLGLVFPDSFLPLMEKETNILNLMTEKIIDLALDETRIWHTNGRKLRVAVNVSPVTLTELDFPERILSKIKNKGIPQSQFQMEITETGFLENIRFTQDILTRLRIRGIGLSIDDFGTGYSSLKQLHRFPFTELKIDKSFVMDSPRDRESLFICQASIDLGHKLGMNVVAEGIETAEVERLMKEAGCDVGQGYYYSRPIHPEKIPEILSKFG, from the coding sequence ATGACGGATCTAAGAAATTCTAAAAAACTTCTGATCCTTGACGACGAAGAAGAGATCGCAAAGATCTTGGGAGAGATCGCTGTAGATTGCGGCTTCTCCGTTTCCTTATCCCATACAGCTCCCGATTTTTTAGATAAAGTAGATCCAAGTTTCGATTGTGTGATCTTAGATTTGATGATCCCTGGAATGGATGGAGTGGACGTAATCCGCTTCCTATCCGAGAAGGACGTTCACCCGGATGTGATCTTGATCTCGGGTGCGGACAGAAGGACGCTTCATAGTGCAGAAACATTAGCCGGAGAATATGGACTACATATCGCCGCGGTCATGGAAAAGCCCATCCGAGTTTCCGATATTAGAAATACATTATCTGCGATTGCTGAAAAAGAATCGGACATTTCTTCTCGTACTAAAACGGGCGGCAAAGGAAATTCGGGGCCTACCTTCGAAAAGGAAGAAGTTTTAGAAGGAGTTCGTTCCGATCAGTTCATATTATTTTATCAACCTAAATTCGATCTAAAAACAGGAAGGGTAGAAGGTTTCGAAGCCCTGGTGAGATGGAACCATCCCAAATTAGGATTGGTATTTCCTGATTCTTTTTTACCTCTGATGGAAAAAGAAACCAATATCTTAAATCTAATGACCGAGAAGATCATCGATCTTGCACTGGATGAGACAAGGATCTGGCATACGAATGGACGTAAACTTAGAGTAGCGGTTAACGTATCTCCTGTTACTTTGACTGAGCTGGATTTTCCCGAAAGGATACTTTCTAAAATTAAGAACAAAGGGATCCCTCAAAGTCAATTTCAAATGGAAATCACTGAAACTGGGTTTTTAGAGAACATTCGCTTTACTCAAGATATTTTAACAAGACTTAGGATCAGAGGGATCGGACTTTCCATCGATGATTTCGGTACAGGCTATTCTTCCCTGAAACAGTTGCATAGATTTCCATTTACTGAATTGAAGATAGATAAGTCCTTTGTTATGGATTCCCCAAGGGATAGAGAATCCTTGTTTATTTGTCAGGCTTCCATAGATTTAGGTCATAAGTTAGGAATGAATGTAGTCGCAGAAGGAATAGAGACTGCGGAAGTGGAAAGATTGATGAAAGAAGCTGGTTGTGACGTAGGGCAAGGCTATTATTATTCCAGACCTATTCATCCGGAAAAAATTCCAGAAATTCTTTCCAAATTCGGTTAA
- a CDS encoding glycosyltransferase family 2 protein, translating to MSAPWANSKFLIPALNEEESLPKVLDSLFEFGILPRQILILDNGSKDSTPQIAIDSGVILVQEQKRGYGAACLAGIHYLQERKISPEFIVFMDADGSDDLKNLEDLFSKFSEDPNTNFVIGSRTLGNAEPGSLSFLQKFGNWLSCFLIRIFYGIRFTDLGPFRVLRWQSLLDLDLQDPTWGWNLEMQIKAVRKKFKIQEVPVNYRTRKSGKSKISGNLIGSLKAGVKILYIFFKLTFFESKSR from the coding sequence TTGTCAGCTCCCTGGGCAAATTCAAAATTTTTAATCCCCGCCTTAAACGAAGAAGAATCTTTACCTAAGGTTTTGGATTCCCTCTTCGAATTTGGGATCTTGCCTCGACAGATTTTAATCTTAGACAATGGATCCAAGGATTCTACTCCTCAGATAGCAATCGATTCAGGAGTGATCTTAGTCCAAGAACAAAAAAGAGGTTACGGAGCCGCTTGTTTAGCCGGCATTCATTACCTTCAAGAGAGAAAAATTTCTCCTGAATTCATAGTGTTTATGGATGCGGATGGTTCGGATGATCTTAAAAATTTAGAGGACTTATTCTCTAAATTTTCCGAAGATCCAAATACAAATTTTGTGATAGGTTCCAGAACTTTAGGAAATGCGGAGCCTGGTTCTTTGTCATTCTTGCAGAAGTTCGGAAATTGGCTTTCCTGCTTTTTGATCCGAATATTTTACGGAATAAGATTCACTGATCTCGGACCGTTTCGCGTTCTAAGGTGGCAATCTTTGTTGGATTTGGATCTACAAGATCCAACTTGGGGATGGAACTTAGAAATGCAAATTAAAGCGGTCCGGAAAAAATTTAAGATCCAAGAAGTTCCTGTCAATTATCGAACACGAAAGAGTGGGAAGTCGAAGATCAGTGGAAATCTGATCGGAAGTCTGAAAGCCGGAGTAAAAATACTTTATATTTTCTTTAAGTTAACTTTTTTCGAGAGCAAGTCGAGGTAG